In the genome of Mesorhizobium sp. NBSH29, the window ATGCATATAGGGCGCGCGCGTTGCAGCGCCGCGCAGCGATGGGGTTTTGTAGGCGCGCCTGAGTTCGGCACCGGATGTGACAGCAAAGCGCAGCTCCCCACAGTCGTCCGGGCCGGCATCGCTGAACGGACCGGTACAGTTAAACGGGTCGGCCAAAACCTCCGAGACGCCGGTTTCTCGGCCAAGATCCTCCGGCAGGCCGGCTACCGCTGCCACGCCGGTGTTATGAAAGTGATCGTCGGTGAAGCGCGGCCCATTGTGGCAGGTCGCGCATTGGGCCTTGCCGATGAACAGCTTGAGACCAAGCTTTTCTTCAGCGCTGAGTGCTGCATCGCCAGACGGTTTTGCGCCGGCCTCGAGGGCTGCGGCAAAGCGGTCAAAGCGGGTTTCCGTCGGCACGATCTCGCGCTCGAACGCCGCGATCATCTTGCCGATGTTGGCAAAGACACTGTTGACAGCCTGCTGTTGACGAGGGCTCATCGCCCGCCATGCGTCTCTCTGTCCAGGGTTGCCAAGCGGGCTGGCGTGTTCCGGTACGCCCGACAGATCAGGCAGCGGACCGAATACGGATGTGTAGCGGTTGGCAAAGTTTCGCGCGATGAAAAGAGCATAGCCGGCGCGGGTGCCGCCATGCTCGACCGGATTTTCCAGCGGCACCAGCGCTTGGGACCACAAACTGTCGCGCCGACCATCCCAGAAAAGCCAGGGCGACCAGGCCGCACCGGCCAGCGGCATGGTGCGCCGGTTGGTGGTGCCAACACCGCGCCCGAGTGCCACACTGTCCTGAAACTGGTTGTCGATCTGGTGGCAGGTGGAGCACGAAACCGTACCGTTGCCGCTGAGTCGCTGATCGAAAAACAGGGTTGCG includes:
- a CDS encoding cytochrome-c peroxidase, which codes for MLLGLVLAGCAPQEFSETEQKVISSLSLASLPPLPADTSNHVADDPDAAALGATLFFDQRLSGNGTVSCSTCHQIDNQFQDSVALGRGVGTTNRRTMPLAGAAWSPWLFWDGRRDSLWSQALVPLENPVEHGGTRAGYALFIARNFANRYTSVFGPLPDLSGVPEHASPLGNPGQRDAWRAMSPRQQQAVNSVFANIGKMIAAFEREIVPTETRFDRFAAALEAGAKPSGDAALSAEEKLGLKLFIGKAQCATCHNGPRFTDDHFHNTGVAAVAGLPEDLGRETGVSEVLADPFNCTGPFSDAGPDDCGELRFAVTSGAELRRAYKTPSLRGAATRAPYMHAGQIKALEQVIDHYADAPVSSDGVSDLNPLTLSLREREALAAFLKALN